In Scomber scombrus chromosome 17, fScoSco1.1, whole genome shotgun sequence, the following proteins share a genomic window:
- the fez2b gene encoding fasciculation and elongation protein zeta-2 isoform X1 encodes MAAPLAHFDEDWQDFNEFKPSLETPDQLDQLNSNVADSSSGLDDFSDLDNSFSGEICSFKSMEDLVHDFDEKLTVCFRNYNTATENIAPIKPITEDNYMKDDEVWNALTDNYGNVMPVDWKTSHTRTLHLPTLNLIEHEKLDNQSLDLSDDEELREQMDMHSIIVSCINDEPLFTAEQVIEEIEEMMQESPDPEDDESPSQSDLSMLSQDLHALKRSGSNTSYEDRLRQLSVSELTETLEEVETAIRRYSEELIQALALRDELDYEKEVKNSFISLLIDVQNRQKEHRELLRKKKKIRSTTTTGPNGQRTASTHIPGTYLTTVIPYEKKAGSPSVEDLQILTKILHAMRDDSEKVPALLTDYILKGKHSNRPCISIPYLDFRSKVNSWATSVYK; translated from the exons ATGGCGGCGCCGTTAGCCCACTTCGATGAGGACTGGCAGGATTTTAACGAGTTCAAGCCGTCTTTAGAAACTCCCGACCAGCTGGACCAGCTCAACTCAAATGTGGCTGACTCCTCGTCGGGCCTAGATGATTTCTCCGACCTAGACAACAGTTTTTCCGGCGAGATCTGCAGCTTCAAATCGATGGAGGACCTCGTCCACGACTTTGACGAAAAGCTGACAGTGTGTTTCCGAAACTACAACACTGCAACGGAAAACATAGCCCCCATTAAACCCATCACGGAAGATAATTACATGAAAGACGACGA GGTGTGGAACGCACTGACGGACAACTATGGCAACGTGATGCCCGTGGACTGGAAAACATCGCACACTCGCACCCTACACCTGCCCACCCTAAACCTCATTGAGCATGAG AAGTTGGACAACCAGTCTCTGGATCTGTCGGATGACGAGGAGCTGAGGGAGCAGATGGATATGCACTCGATTATTGTTTCGTGCATCAACGATGAGCCACTCTTCACTGCTGAGCAG GTGAtagaggagatagaggagatgATGCAGGAGTCTCCAGACCCAGAGGACGATGAGAGTCCCTCCCAGTCAGACCTGTCAATGCTCTCTCAGGACCTCCACGCTCTGAAACGCTCCGGCTCCAACACCAGCTACGAAGACC GTCTGCGTCAGCTCTCTGTGTCTGAGCTGACTGAGActctggaggaggtggagacAGCCATCCGCCGCTACAGTGAAGAACTGATCCAGGCTCTGGCCCTGCGAGACGAACTGGACTATGAAAAGGAG gtGAAGAACAGCTTCATCTCGCTGCTGATCGACGTGCAGAACAGACAGAAGGAGCACCGTGAGCTGCTgcggaagaagaagaaaatccgAAGTACGACTACAACCGGACCCAATGGCCAGAGGACAGCCAGCACGCACATACCCGGCACG TACCTGACCACAGTAATCCCTTATGAGAAGAAAGCGGGCTCCCCCTCTGTAGAAGACCTCCAGATCCTCACAAAGA TCCTACATGCCATGAGGGATGACAGCGAGAAGGTGCCTGCCCTGCTAACAGACTACATTCTCAAAGGTAAACACTCAAACCGTCCTTGCATCAGTATTCCATACTTGGACTTCAGGAGCAAAGTGAATAGCTGGGCAACATCAGTCTATAAATGA
- the fez2b gene encoding fasciculation and elongation protein zeta-2 isoform X2 — translation MAAPLAHFDEDWQDFNEFKPSLETPDQLDQLNSNVADSSSGLDDFSDLDNSFSGEICSFKSMEDLVHDFDEKLTVCFRNYNTATENIAPIKPITEDNYMKDDEVWNALTDNYGNVMPVDWKTSHTRTLHLPTLNLIEHEKLDNQSLDLSDDEELREQMDMHSIIVSCINDEPLFTAEQVIEEIEEMMQESPDPEDDESPSQSDLSMLSQDLHALKRSGSNTSYEDRLRQLSVSELTETLEEVETAIRRYSEELIQALALRDELDYEKEVKNSFISLLIDVQNRQKEHRELLRKKKKIRSTTTTGPNGQRTASTHIPGTYLTTVIPYEKKAGSPSVEDLQILTKILHAMRDDSEKVPALLTDYILKVLCPT, via the exons ATGGCGGCGCCGTTAGCCCACTTCGATGAGGACTGGCAGGATTTTAACGAGTTCAAGCCGTCTTTAGAAACTCCCGACCAGCTGGACCAGCTCAACTCAAATGTGGCTGACTCCTCGTCGGGCCTAGATGATTTCTCCGACCTAGACAACAGTTTTTCCGGCGAGATCTGCAGCTTCAAATCGATGGAGGACCTCGTCCACGACTTTGACGAAAAGCTGACAGTGTGTTTCCGAAACTACAACACTGCAACGGAAAACATAGCCCCCATTAAACCCATCACGGAAGATAATTACATGAAAGACGACGA GGTGTGGAACGCACTGACGGACAACTATGGCAACGTGATGCCCGTGGACTGGAAAACATCGCACACTCGCACCCTACACCTGCCCACCCTAAACCTCATTGAGCATGAG AAGTTGGACAACCAGTCTCTGGATCTGTCGGATGACGAGGAGCTGAGGGAGCAGATGGATATGCACTCGATTATTGTTTCGTGCATCAACGATGAGCCACTCTTCACTGCTGAGCAG GTGAtagaggagatagaggagatgATGCAGGAGTCTCCAGACCCAGAGGACGATGAGAGTCCCTCCCAGTCAGACCTGTCAATGCTCTCTCAGGACCTCCACGCTCTGAAACGCTCCGGCTCCAACACCAGCTACGAAGACC GTCTGCGTCAGCTCTCTGTGTCTGAGCTGACTGAGActctggaggaggtggagacAGCCATCCGCCGCTACAGTGAAGAACTGATCCAGGCTCTGGCCCTGCGAGACGAACTGGACTATGAAAAGGAG gtGAAGAACAGCTTCATCTCGCTGCTGATCGACGTGCAGAACAGACAGAAGGAGCACCGTGAGCTGCTgcggaagaagaagaaaatccgAAGTACGACTACAACCGGACCCAATGGCCAGAGGACAGCCAGCACGCACATACCCGGCACG TACCTGACCACAGTAATCCCTTATGAGAAGAAAGCGGGCTCCCCCTCTGTAGAAGACCTCCAGATCCTCACAAAGA TCCTACATGCCATGAGGGATGACAGCGAGAAGGTGCCTGCCCTGCTAACAGACTACATTCTCAAAG